A region from the Ammospiza nelsoni isolate bAmmNel1 chromosome 1, bAmmNel1.pri, whole genome shotgun sequence genome encodes:
- the POMGNT2 gene encoding protein O-linked-mannose beta-1,4-N-acetylglucosaminyltransferase 2 — protein MNIAAVFNALLVCILAAVLWKYIKLCDHAAMVEEELLLMRQSQELSEAQVDYHAALQALVENGTRMVCTGRMHTDRICRFESLCYSTEAEEFVYFHSNSSVMLPNLGSRRFQPALLDLSSVEDHNTQYFNFVELPAAALKFMPKPVFVPDVALIANRFNPDNLMHVFHDDLLPIYYTMQQFSDLDLEARLFFMEGWSEGVHFDLYKLLSNKQPLLKEELKTLGRLLCFTKSYVGLSKITTWYQYGFVQPQGPKANILVSGNEIRQFTKFMMQKLNISLEESSSEEYIVVFSRTINRLILNEAELILALAQEFQMKTISVSLEEHSFSDIVRLISNASMLVSMHGAQLVMSLFLPRGATVVELFPYAINPEHYTPYKTLATLPGMDLHYIAWQNTAKEDTVTYPDRPWDQGGIAHLDKAEQERIIKSTEVPRHLCCRNPEWLFRAYQDTKVNIPSLIHVIRQTVKSKPGPRKQKWSGSLYPGKVRDAKCQASVQGTSEAKLAVSWQIPWNLRYLKVREVKYEVWIQEQGENTYMPYILSHQNHTFSENIKPFTIYLVWIRCIFNKNLLGPFADVLLCST, from the coding sequence ATGAACATAGCAGCTGTGTTCAATGCCCTGCTCGTGTGCATCCTCGCTGCCGTGCTGTGGAAGTACATCAAACTGTGCGATCATGCCGCCATggtggaggaggagctgctcctcatgcGCCAGTCTCAGGAGCTCTCTGAGGCTCAGGTTGACTAccatgcagctctgcaggcccTGGTGGAGAACGGTACCAGGATGGTATGCACTGGCAGGATGCACACCGACCGCATCTGCCGCTTCGAGTCCCTCTGCTACTCCACCGAGGCTGAGGAGTTCGTCTACTTCCACAGCAACTCCTCCGTCATGCTGCCCAACCTGGGCTCCCGGAGGTTCCAGCCGGCTCTGCTCGACCTCTCCTCTGTGGAAGATCACAACACCCAGTACTTCAACTTTGtggagctgccagctgctgcGCTGAAGTTTATGCCAAAGCCGGTCTTCGTGCCTGACGTGGCGCTGATTGCCAACAGGTTCAACCCGGACAACCTGATGCACGTCTTTCATGACGACCTCCTCCCCATCTATTACACCATGCAGCAGTTCTCCGACTTAGATCTGGAGGCACGACTCTTCTTCATGGAAGGGTGGAGTGAAGGTGTTCACTTTGACCTCTACAAGTTACTGAGTAACAAGCAGCCGCTCCTCAAAGAGGAGCTTAAAACTCTGGGCAGGCTCCTCTGCTTTACCAAATCCTACGTGGGACTATCCAAAATCACCACCTGGTACCAGTACGGATTTGTCCAGCCACAAGGGCCAAAGGCTAACATCTTGGTTTCTGGTAACGAGATCAGGCAGTTCACCAAATTCATGATGCAAAAACTGAACATCAGCTTGGAGGAAAGCTCCAGTGAGGAGTACATCGTAGTGTTCAGTCGGACAATCAACAGACTTATCCTAAATGAGGCAGAACTAATCCTGGCTCTTGCTCAGGAGTTTCAGATGAAAACCATTTCCGTCTCTCTGGAGGAGCATTCGTTTTCTGACATCGTGCGGTTGATCAGCAATGCGTCCATGCTGGTCAGCATGCACGGGGCCCAATTAGTCATGTCGCTCTTCCTGCCAAGAGGGGCCACCGTGGTGGAGCTCTTCCCATATGCCATCAATCCCGAGCACTACACCCCCTACAAAACCCTGGCAACCCTTCCTGGCATGGACCTGCACTACATTGCCTGGCAGAACACCGCCAAGGAGGACACGGTGACCTACCCGGACAGGCCCTGGGATCAGGGCGGGATCGCTCACCTGGACAAGGCTGAGCAGGAACGCATCATTAAGAGCACGGAGGTGCCGCGGCACCTCTGCTGCCGCAACCCCGAGTGGCTGTTCCGTGCCTACCAGGACACCAAGGTCAACATCCCGTCCCTCATACACGTCATTAGGCAGACTGTGAAGTCCAAGCCCGGACCCAGGAAGCAGAAGTGGTCTGGTAGCCTCTACCCTGGCAAAGTGAGGGATGCCAAGTGCCAGGCCTCTGTGCAGGGCACGAGTGAAGCTAAACTTGCTGTGTCCTGGCAGATCCCCTGGAATCTGAGGTATCTCAAGGTCAGAGAAGTAAAATATGAAGTGTGGATACAAGAGCAAGGGGAAAACACTTACATGCCTTATATATTGTCCCATCAGAATCACACCTTCTCAGAAAACATTAAGCCCTTCACGATATACCTGGTGTGGATACGCTGCATCTTCAACAAAAACCTTCTGGGACCTTTTGCAGATGTGCTCTTGTGTAGTACATAA